In Litorimonas taeanensis, one DNA window encodes the following:
- a CDS encoding DMT family transporter: MRPLDFWIMMLCCLGWGGNFVISSWALSSTPLPPFMLGAIRAVFVIILMGVYLFRPLPKKFWLLLCVSVAVGFAHLGFLYTGLQTAPASGASVVAQMVIPMATLLSVVFLKEKIGWVRGIAIIAAFLGVCFMVYEPGALSLDWGLFFIFMAYASLAIGSVLMKCVGDIDWKVYVAWTAVVLLFGSSITSIVMETGQVDVISNSPMPVFIAAIYAAVIVSIFSHGQYFRLLQTYDVSVVVPLTLMMTVFATILGVVLLNETLNARYIIGAVIILPAVYVIARRQSSSKTVIDMAEP, from the coding sequence ATGAGACCTCTAGATTTTTGGATTATGATGCTTTGTTGCCTCGGCTGGGGCGGCAATTTTGTCATTAGCTCTTGGGCCCTGAGCTCAACGCCATTGCCACCATTTATGTTGGGGGCAATACGCGCGGTTTTTGTTATCATTCTCATGGGGGTGTATCTCTTTAGGCCTTTGCCAAAGAAATTTTGGCTCTTACTCTGCGTGAGCGTAGCTGTGGGATTTGCGCATTTAGGGTTTCTATATACTGGTTTGCAGACGGCGCCTGCGTCAGGAGCTTCTGTGGTTGCGCAGATGGTAATTCCTATGGCGACGCTCCTGTCTGTTGTTTTTTTAAAAGAAAAAATCGGTTGGGTCCGCGGCATAGCCATTATAGCGGCGTTTCTAGGCGTTTGTTTTATGGTGTATGAACCCGGGGCACTAAGCTTGGATTGGGGTTTGTTTTTCATTTTCATGGCTTATGCCTCTCTAGCAATTGGCAGTGTTTTAATGAAATGCGTGGGCGATATTGATTGGAAAGTTTATGTGGCCTGGACAGCGGTTGTTTTATTGTTCGGCAGTTCAATTACATCAATTGTAATGGAAACGGGCCAAGTAGATGTGATTAGCAATAGCCCAATGCCTGTATTCATTGCGGCGATTTATGCGGCGGTGATTGTCAGTATATTTTCTCATGGGCAATATTTTCGCCTTTTGCAGACATATGATGTGTCTGTTGTTGTGCCACTGACGTTAATGATGACAGTATTTGCGACCATTTTAGGCGTCGTACTTTTGAACGAAACCTTAAATGCGCGATACATTATCGGGGCCGTTATAATTCTGCCGGCAGTATATGTGATTGCACGCCGGCAAAGTTCTAGTAAAACGGTAATAGATATGGCGGAGCCATAA